A window of the Candidatus Tectomicrobia bacterium genome harbors these coding sequences:
- a CDS encoding 2-oxo acid dehydrogenase subunit E2 has protein sequence MATPLPMPKLGLTMEQGTILKWMKPEGAPVEKGEIILQIQTDKVEYEVESPDGGVLLKTLAGEGDAVPCGQNVAVIGRKGEDVSAFTGGAAPKAEKPAAPAPSRAEAQPAAPAPSAPVPQAPAGAPAAGGESAPPRDGRVFASPAARRVARELGMDYRTLKGSGPGGRIVQADVRAAAQSPGRTAGAPRVAAPPAPPAAATGPAAVAAKKPVAGMRKVIAQRMAASWSAVPRVTLQAEVDLTNLLAVREASRKAWEQDLGVKVSINDLILFYTARAVRRCPAVNVRLAGEEIHQMADVNLGIAVAVENGLMVPVIRGADQKPIDALAREARALAESARAGSLPLSALEGGTFTVSNLGAYGIDHFSAIVNAPESCILSVGAARERAVVREGQVVPRTTAWLGINADHRIVDGAPAAGFLSTLKDMLENPKVMPA, from the coding sequence ATGGCCACACCGCTTCCCATGCCGAAGCTCGGCCTCACGATGGAGCAGGGGACCATCCTCAAGTGGATGAAGCCCGAGGGCGCCCCCGTCGAGAAGGGCGAGATCATCCTCCAGATCCAGACCGACAAGGTGGAGTACGAGGTCGAGTCCCCGGACGGGGGCGTGCTCCTCAAGACCCTGGCCGGCGAGGGCGACGCCGTCCCCTGCGGGCAGAACGTAGCCGTCATCGGCCGGAAGGGCGAGGACGTGAGCGCCTTCACGGGCGGCGCGGCCCCCAAGGCGGAGAAGCCCGCCGCCCCCGCGCCCTCCCGGGCGGAGGCCCAGCCCGCCGCCCCCGCGCCCTCGGCCCCGGTGCCCCAGGCCCCCGCGGGAGCGCCCGCGGCCGGTGGAGAGTCGGCCCCGCCCCGGGACGGGAGGGTCTTCGCCAGCCCGGCCGCCCGGCGCGTGGCCCGCGAACTGGGGATGGACTACCGCACCCTCAAGGGCTCGGGCCCCGGCGGGAGGATCGTCCAGGCCGACGTCCGCGCGGCCGCCCAAAGCCCCGGCAGGACCGCGGGAGCGCCCCGCGTGGCCGCCCCCCCCGCCCCGCCCGCGGCCGCCACGGGCCCCGCCGCCGTCGCCGCGAAGAAGCCCGTCGCCGGGATGCGCAAGGTCATCGCCCAGCGCATGGCCGCGAGCTGGAGCGCCGTCCCCCGCGTCACCCTCCAGGCCGAGGTGGACCTCACGAACCTCCTCGCCGTCCGCGAGGCCAGCCGCAAGGCCTGGGAGCAGGACCTGGGGGTGAAGGTCTCGATCAACGACCTCATCCTCTTCTACACCGCGCGCGCGGTGCGCCGCTGCCCGGCGGTGAACGTGCGCCTGGCGGGGGAGGAAATCCACCAGATGGCCGACGTGAACCTGGGCATCGCCGTCGCCGTCGAGAACGGCCTCATGGTGCCCGTCATCCGGGGGGCGGACCAGAAGCCCATCGACGCTCTCGCCCGCGAGGCCCGCGCCCTGGCCGAGAGCGCCCGGGCGGGGAGCCTCCCCCTCTCCGCCCTGGAGGGCGGCACCTTCACCGTCTCGAACCTGGGCGCCTACGGCATCGACCACTTCTCGGCCATCGTGAACGCTCCCGAGAGCTGCATCCTCTCGGTGGGGGCGGCCCGCGAGCGCGCCGTGGTGCGCGAGGGCCAAGTCGTCCCCCGCACCACCGCCTGGCTCGGGATCAACGCCGACCACCGCATCGTGGACGGCGCCCCCGCGGCCGGGTTCCTCTCGACCCTCAAGGACATGCTGGAGAACCCCAAGGTCATGCCGGCGTAG
- a CDS encoding ribosome maturation factor RimP yields the protein MAADDVVGRIWALAEPVAQSLGMELVEVDFSGGGGRPVLRLFVDREGGLSVEDCKRMSREVEARFDAEDFPPSSYLLEVSSPGLERPLRRPADFQRYAGRRVRIRVRNPRGKPRVVSGTLLGIEGDVVAVETGEGAPQRVSLGEISKARLEVDWEAEFRKADRPGPARKGGNGK from the coding sequence ATGGCCGCCGACGACGTCGTGGGCCGGATCTGGGCTCTGGCGGAACCCGTGGCCCAATCCCTCGGCATGGAACTGGTGGAGGTCGACTTCTCCGGTGGGGGCGGGCGCCCGGTGCTGCGCCTGTTCGTGGACCGCGAGGGTGGCCTCAGCGTCGAGGACTGCAAGCGGATGAGCCGGGAGGTGGAAGCCCGCTTCGACGCGGAGGACTTCCCGCCCTCGTCCTACCTGCTGGAGGTGTCGAGCCCGGGCCTCGAGCGCCCCCTGCGCAGGCCGGCCGATTTCCAGCGGTACGCGGGCCGGCGGGTGCGCATCCGGGTGCGGAACCCCCGGGGAAAGCCGCGTGTCGTTTCCGGCACGCTGCTGGGCATCGAGGGCGACGTTGTCGCCGTGGAGACGGGGGAGGGGGCGCCCCAGCGCGTCTCCCTCGGCGAGATATCGAAGGCGCGCCTGGAAGTGGACTGGGAGGCCGAGTTCCGGAAGGCGGATCGCCCGGGGCCGGCCCGTAAGGGAGGAAACGGCAAGTGA
- a CDS encoding PAS domain S-box protein — translation MPDVKILTEIVEIGTHLVSARYGALGKLNARGDALEQVLTAGTAPAISSPASLGLLSPIIREPRPLRLKDVSLDLSLAGFSRIRLKARSYLAVPLFHRRALKGGLCFLEKQGAPEFRVADERLAESLARLAMRTLESETDQTGIRQALRFFRTAAEEKDDAVIIMSPSREILSWNDGARKLFGYSAEEVLGLSFLDLLVPPEGRARWSRHTEPRLARELREGKTVHYDTMRLRKDGTRIQVSVTLSPVYHEMAGVNLVTGIHRSKKA, via the coding sequence ATGCCCGACGTGAAAATCCTCACAGAAATCGTCGAAATCGGCACCCACCTCGTGAGCGCCCGCTACGGCGCCTTGGGAAAACTGAACGCGCGGGGAGACGCCCTCGAGCAAGTCCTCACGGCCGGCACCGCACCCGCCATTTCCTCCCCCGCGAGCCTCGGCCTCCTGAGCCCCATCATCCGGGAGCCCCGGCCCCTGCGGCTGAAAGATGTGTCCCTGGACCTCTCCCTGGCCGGTTTTTCCAGGATCCGCCTGAAGGCGCGCTCTTATCTGGCGGTGCCGCTCTTCCACCGCAGGGCGCTGAAGGGGGGGCTTTGCTTCCTGGAGAAGCAGGGAGCGCCGGAATTCAGGGTGGCGGACGAGCGCTTGGCCGAGAGCCTCGCGCGCCTCGCCATGAGGACGCTGGAGAGCGAGACGGACCAGACCGGCATCCGCCAGGCCCTGCGCTTCTTCCGAACCGCCGCCGAGGAGAAGGATGACGCCGTCATCATCATGAGCCCGTCCCGCGAAATACTTTCGTGGAACGACGGCGCGAGGAAGCTCTTCGGCTATTCGGCGGAGGAAGTTCTGGGCCTGTCGTTCCTGGATCTGCTTGTGCCTCCGGAAGGGCGCGCCAGGTGGAGCAGACACACCGAGCCCCGGCTGGCGCGGGAACTGCGGGAAGGAAAGACGGTCCACTATGACACCATGCGCCTCCGCAAGGACGGCACGAGGATTCAGGTTAGCGTGACTTTGTCTCCCGTCTATCACGAGATGGCGGGCGTCAACCTGGTGACGGGCATCCATCGATCCAAGAAGGCATGA
- the nusA gene encoding transcription termination/antitermination protein NusA, which produces MSQELLAVLTQLERERGVSKDILLDSLKVALASAARKQFGLGDNVEVTLDSGTGEIGLRASKEVVRVVQNPEAEVSLEEARARNTAIQVGDKVTFDLETEGLGRIAAQVAKQVILQRVREAERANIYSEFKGREGELITGVVTQVERGNIFVDIGRGEAILPRREQIFREVYKRGDRIRSYILEVREASKGPQVVLSRTHPGLLIRLFEMEVPEIYDGVVEIKGCVREPSGRSKVAVVSHDRDIDPVGACVGTRGSRVQSIVQELRGEKIDIIAWNDDIRTYAGNALSPAKIQHITLHEQEGRMEVLVPDDQLSLAIGKGGQNVRLAAKLLGWKIDLKGESEYRRMIAEKAFHSETVEVKAAPQAEPAAAPAAQPGVDLVNLEVVGEKTALLLAEHGFPTVESVAQSTPEALCEVPGIGPKRAQLLIDSANAYLTGTPGESVAPGE; this is translated from the coding sequence GTGAGCCAGGAGCTTTTGGCGGTGCTCACTCAATTGGAGCGGGAGCGCGGGGTGTCGAAGGACATCCTTCTCGACTCCCTGAAGGTGGCGCTCGCCTCGGCCGCCCGCAAGCAGTTCGGCCTCGGGGACAATGTCGAGGTCACGCTCGATTCGGGCACGGGCGAGATCGGGCTCAGGGCGTCGAAGGAGGTGGTGCGCGTCGTCCAGAACCCCGAGGCGGAGGTTTCCCTCGAAGAGGCCCGCGCGCGGAACACCGCCATCCAGGTGGGCGACAAGGTCACCTTCGATCTCGAGACCGAGGGGCTCGGGCGCATCGCCGCCCAGGTGGCCAAGCAGGTCATCCTCCAGCGGGTGCGCGAGGCCGAGCGCGCCAACATCTATTCCGAGTTCAAGGGCCGCGAGGGGGAGCTGATCACCGGGGTCGTCACCCAGGTGGAGCGGGGCAACATCTTCGTGGACATCGGCCGCGGAGAGGCCATCCTGCCCCGCCGCGAGCAGATATTCCGCGAGGTCTACAAGCGGGGCGACCGCATCCGCTCCTATATCCTGGAGGTGCGGGAGGCCTCCAAGGGGCCGCAGGTCGTGCTGAGCCGCACCCATCCGGGCCTGCTCATCCGCCTCTTCGAGATGGAGGTGCCGGAGATCTACGACGGCGTGGTCGAGATCAAGGGCTGCGTCCGCGAGCCGAGCGGGCGCTCCAAGGTGGCGGTCGTCAGCCACGACCGCGACATCGACCCGGTGGGCGCCTGCGTGGGCACGCGGGGGAGCCGCGTGCAGTCCATCGTCCAGGAGTTGCGCGGCGAGAAGATCGACATCATCGCCTGGAACGACGACATCCGCACCTACGCGGGCAACGCCCTGAGCCCGGCCAAGATCCAGCACATCACCCTTCACGAGCAGGAGGGGCGGATGGAGGTGCTGGTCCCCGACGACCAGCTCTCCCTCGCCATCGGCAAGGGCGGGCAGAACGTGCGCCTGGCGGCCAAGCTCCTGGGATGGAAGATCGATCTGAAGGGCGAGAGCGAGTACCGGCGCATGATCGCCGAGAAGGCGTTCCATAGCGAGACGGTGGAGGTGAAGGCCGCCCCCCAGGCCGAGCCGGCGGCGGCCCCAGCCGCCCAGCCGGGCGTGGACCTGGTCAACCTCGAGGTGGTGGGGGAGAAGACGGCCCTCCTCCTCGCGGAGCACGGCTTTCCCACCGTGGAGTCGGTGGCCCAGAGCACCCCCGAGGCGCTGTGCGAGGTGCCCGGCATCGGCCCCAAGCGCGCCCAGCTCCTCATCGACTCGGCCAACGC
- a CDS encoding thiamine pyrophosphate-dependent dehydrogenase E1 component subunit alpha, with translation MPELSRTKALWIYETMVRIRRFEERSIELFQAGELPGFLHAYIGEEAVAAGVCAHLTDKDQITSTHRGHGHMVAKGLKYEGMFAELYARRTGYCKGKGGSMHIADQDLGVLGANGIVGGGIPIAAGAALGIKLKGERHVVVSFFGDGASNEGAFHEGINLASVWKLPAVFVCENNGFAESTPRPTHQAVRDVADRAKAYGIPGVTVDGMDPAAVYETAGEAIERARRGEGPTLIEAKTMRFLGHYVGDPGTAYGHDKEVVKWKKRDPLQAFGAFLEKKKWMTPKTREEIWARVHAAIERGVEFGRTSPEPELSDALTDIYVSL, from the coding sequence ATGCCCGAGCTGAGCAGGACGAAAGCCCTCTGGATCTACGAGACGATGGTGCGGATCCGCCGCTTCGAGGAGCGCTCGATCGAGCTCTTCCAGGCGGGCGAGCTGCCTGGCTTCCTCCACGCCTACATCGGAGAGGAGGCCGTGGCGGCGGGCGTCTGCGCCCACCTCACGGACAAGGATCAGATCACCTCCACCCACCGGGGCCACGGCCACATGGTGGCCAAGGGCCTCAAGTACGAGGGCATGTTCGCCGAGCTCTACGCCCGCCGCACCGGCTACTGCAAGGGCAAGGGCGGCTCGATGCACATCGCGGATCAGGACCTCGGGGTCCTCGGCGCGAACGGCATCGTGGGGGGCGGCATCCCCATCGCGGCGGGGGCGGCCCTGGGCATCAAGCTCAAGGGCGAGAGGCACGTCGTGGTGAGCTTCTTCGGGGACGGCGCGAGCAACGAGGGCGCCTTCCACGAGGGCATCAACCTCGCCTCCGTCTGGAAGCTCCCCGCCGTCTTCGTCTGCGAGAACAACGGCTTCGCCGAGAGCACCCCCCGGCCCACGCACCAGGCGGTGCGCGATGTGGCGGACCGCGCCAAGGCCTACGGCATCCCGGGCGTCACGGTGGACGGCATGGATCCCGCCGCGGTATACGAGACCGCGGGCGAGGCCATCGAGCGCGCCCGCCGGGGCGAGGGCCCCACCCTCATCGAGGCCAAGACGATGCGCTTCCTCGGCCACTACGTGGGCGACCCCGGCACCGCCTACGGGCACGACAAGGAAGTGGTGAAGTGGAAGAAGCGCGACCCCCTCCAGGCCTTCGGCGCCTTCCTCGAAAAGAAGAAGTGGATGACGCCCAAGACCCGCGAGGAGATTTGGGCCCGGGTCCACGCCGCCATCGAGCGCGGCGTCGAGTTCGGGCGCACGAGTCCCGAGCCCGAGCTCTCGGACGCCCTGACCGACATCTACGTTTCCCTCTGA
- a CDS encoding alpha-ketoacid dehydrogenase subunit beta, with the protein MREILYREAIVEAMAEEMERDETVFVMGEDIAEFGGSYKTTVGLLEKFGKERVRNTPIAEQGIVGAALGAALMGMRPVAELMYIDFSAVAMDQIVNQVAKVRYMFGGKAKTALVIRTQGGAGRSSAAQHAQSLEAWFVHVPGLKVVMPSTPRDAKGLLKSAIRDDDPVFFIEHKLLYLQKGPVPEGDYTIPLGVAEVKREGRDVTIVATSSMVGRSLQAAAELEKEGVSCEVVDPRTLFPLDKETILASVRKTGRLLVTHEAVQRCGWGAEIAAIAAREAFDYLDAPIVRVCAKETPVPFAPKLEGHVIPNKDDVIAGVRTLLQTA; encoded by the coding sequence ATGCGCGAGATTCTCTACCGGGAGGCCATCGTCGAGGCGATGGCCGAGGAGATGGAGCGGGACGAGACGGTCTTCGTCATGGGCGAGGACATCGCCGAGTTCGGCGGCTCCTACAAGACCACCGTCGGCCTGCTCGAGAAGTTCGGCAAGGAGCGGGTGCGCAACACCCCCATCGCCGAGCAGGGCATCGTGGGCGCGGCCCTGGGCGCGGCCCTCATGGGCATGCGCCCCGTCGCCGAGCTCATGTACATCGATTTCTCCGCCGTGGCGATGGACCAGATCGTCAACCAGGTGGCCAAGGTGCGCTACATGTTCGGGGGCAAGGCCAAGACCGCCCTCGTCATCCGCACCCAGGGAGGGGCGGGCCGCAGCTCCGCCGCCCAGCACGCCCAGAGCCTGGAGGCCTGGTTCGTCCACGTCCCGGGGCTGAAGGTCGTCATGCCCTCCACCCCCCGCGACGCCAAGGGGCTCCTCAAGAGCGCCATCCGGGACGACGATCCCGTCTTCTTCATCGAGCACAAGCTGCTCTACCTCCAGAAGGGCCCCGTGCCCGAGGGGGACTACACCATCCCCCTGGGAGTGGCCGAGGTGAAGCGCGAGGGGCGCGACGTGACCATCGTCGCCACCTCCTCCATGGTGGGCAGATCCCTCCAGGCGGCCGCCGAGCTGGAGAAAGAGGGCGTGAGCTGCGAGGTGGTGGACCCGCGCACCCTCTTCCCGCTCGACAAGGAGACCATCCTCGCCTCCGTGCGCAAGACCGGCCGCCTCCTCGTCACCCACGAGGCGGTGCAGCGCTGCGGGTGGGGGGCCGAGATCGCCGCCATCGCCGCGCGCGAGGCCTTCGACTACCTCGACGCCCCCATCGTGCGCGTCTGCGCGAAGGAGACCCCCGTGCCCTTCGCGCCCAAGCTCGAGGGCCACGTGATCCCGAACAAGGACGACGTCATCGCGGGCGTCCGCACCCTGCTGCAGACCGCCTGA
- a CDS encoding PilZ domain-containing protein, with the protein MAKEDAAQRRSMVRMDDQLEISHRPVPDYELESLSTQIITRGGGGGAMGSVNSIVQAAGRSIDPNAPTWKAIALLDQKLDHLISMLQSQMRARVEATDFHKAQVNISGSGIRFPSQQLYSKGSHLWIGMVFVGAAPSFRVDAVARVERLSSSVKRGAGDKAPSVEVGARFTAINEQDSEQILRYVFQKQREMLRARSRDA; encoded by the coding sequence ATGGCGAAAGAAGACGCGGCCCAGCGGCGCAGCATGGTCCGGATGGATGATCAGCTCGAGATCAGCCACCGCCCGGTGCCCGACTACGAGCTGGAGAGCCTGAGCACCCAGATCATCACCCGCGGCGGGGGCGGAGGGGCCATGGGCTCCGTGAATTCCATCGTCCAGGCCGCCGGGCGCTCCATCGATCCCAACGCCCCCACCTGGAAGGCCATCGCGCTCCTCGACCAGAAGCTCGACCACCTGATCTCGATGCTCCAGTCCCAGATGCGCGCGAGGGTCGAGGCCACCGACTTCCACAAGGCCCAGGTGAACATCAGCGGCTCGGGCATCCGCTTCCCCAGCCAGCAGCTCTACAGCAAGGGGTCCCACCTGTGGATCGGCATGGTCTTCGTCGGCGCGGCCCCCTCGTTCCGGGTGGACGCCGTGGCCCGGGTGGAGCGGCTCTCCTCCTCGGTCAAGCGGGGCGCGGGCGACAAGGCGCCGAGCGTCGAGGTGGGCGCGCGATTCACGGCCATCAACGAGCAAGACAGCGAGCAGATCCTCCGGTACGTGTTCCAGAAGCAGCGCGAGATGCTCCGGGCGCGAAGCCGGGACGCCTGA
- a CDS encoding GAF domain-containing protein — translation MPQTKVLLQELVDLGVRVVESRYGALGVLTGLGEAFADFLTAGIDLKSRLAIGANPLGVGLMGVILRDPRPLRVPDIGQDPRAVGFPPHHPRMRSFLGVPIRAGWKVRGGLYFTGKESLPEFRPEDERLAECLARLAAEILDGKMGHTAVQRSLKYLRDGVDGEGEAVVIMGPGREIIRWSGGARALFGFTADEALGRRFVDLLVPPEDRERWRRQFEPHLMRELSEGKVYRANVTRLHKSGRRLPVRITLSPILHEMAGVKTIVGVYKFKKE, via the coding sequence TTGCCCCAGACGAAGGTCCTCCTGCAGGAGCTCGTGGATCTGGGCGTCCGCGTGGTGGAATCGCGCTACGGCGCCCTGGGGGTGCTGACCGGGCTGGGGGAGGCCTTCGCCGACTTCCTCACCGCGGGCATCGACCTCAAGTCCCGCCTGGCCATCGGGGCCAACCCCCTGGGGGTGGGCCTCATGGGCGTCATCCTCCGCGATCCCCGCCCCCTGCGCGTGCCGGACATCGGGCAAGACCCCCGCGCCGTGGGCTTTCCCCCTCACCATCCCCGGATGCGGTCCTTCCTCGGGGTCCCGATCCGGGCCGGCTGGAAGGTGCGCGGGGGCCTCTACTTCACCGGCAAGGAAAGCCTCCCGGAGTTCCGGCCGGAGGACGAGCGCCTGGCCGAATGCCTGGCCCGGCTGGCGGCGGAAATCCTCGACGGCAAGATGGGCCATACGGCGGTCCAGCGCTCCCTCAAATATCTCCGGGACGGCGTGGACGGAGAGGGCGAGGCCGTCGTCATCATGGGCCCGGGCCGCGAGATCATCCGGTGGAGCGGAGGAGCCCGGGCGCTCTTCGGCTTCACCGCCGACGAGGCCCTGGGACGGAGGTTCGTGGACCTCCTTGTGCCTCCCGAGGACCGGGAGCGGTGGCGGAGGCAGTTCGAGCCCCACCTCATGCGGGAACTGAGCGAAGGCAAGGTGTACCGGGCCAACGTCACCCGCCTCCACAAGAGCGGCCGGCGGCTCCCGGTCCGCATCACCCTCAGCCCCATCCTCCACGAGATGGCCGGGGTCAAGACCATCGTGGGCGTCTACAAGTTCAAGAAAGAGTGA